The Lysobacter sp. genome includes a window with the following:
- a CDS encoding GspB domain-containing protein → MSFILDALRKSETARRRSEAPDLFTTMPGTAAPAPARKQWPLLAIGGVGVLSLIAALWLFAQRSPSPPAALPVSDAVIDANAPPSAPTATETQAPAPIPTTSEPPQQAIATEAPAAPMKASPAPVATTVARELPAPPPEPDIAPPVPQVQPATPATGDQIVSLADLDPEARKQLPALKLSMHLWNEAPSQRFVIVDGQRLKEGDVLGEIVIERITRDGAVLVWRGSRLKIELR, encoded by the coding sequence CCGCAGCGAAGCGCCAGATCTGTTCACGACGATGCCGGGCACGGCCGCACCCGCGCCTGCGCGCAAGCAATGGCCGCTGCTGGCGATCGGTGGCGTCGGCGTGCTGTCGCTGATCGCGGCGCTGTGGTTGTTCGCACAGCGCAGCCCTTCGCCGCCTGCAGCGCTTCCCGTATCCGATGCGGTCATTGACGCGAATGCGCCCCCATCGGCACCCACCGCGACCGAAACGCAGGCACCTGCGCCGATACCGACGACATCCGAACCTCCGCAACAGGCCATCGCAACGGAAGCACCCGCCGCACCGATGAAGGCCTCGCCCGCGCCGGTCGCGACCACGGTCGCACGCGAACTGCCCGCGCCACCGCCCGAACCCGACATCGCACCACCCGTGCCGCAGGTTCAGCCGGCAACGCCCGCGACAGGCGATCAGATCGTTTCGCTCGCCGATCTCGATCCGGAAGCGCGCAAGCAATTGCCGGCGCTGAAACTCAGCATGCATCTATGGAATGAAGCGCCGTCGCAGCGTTTCGTGATTGTCGACGGGCAACGACTGAAGGAAGGCGACGTGCTCGGCGAGATCGTGATCGAACGGATCACCCGCGACGGTGCGGTGCTGGTCTGGCGTGGAAGCCGGTTGAAGATCGAACTGCGCTGA